In Castanea sativa cultivar Marrone di Chiusa Pesio chromosome 6, ASM4071231v1, a single window of DNA contains:
- the LOC142638439 gene encoding G-type lectin S-receptor-like serine/threonine-protein kinase At1g11300, with protein MISRISPLIAFLLLLFCIRFQSTNTTTNDTITNTIQPGHSLNTSETIVSTNGIFELGFFTPGNSTKYYLGIRFKKVSKQNVVWVANREYPFPNSSAALTLNSDGNLVISDGRMTYMMANTSAGNGTYAVLLDTGNLVVTNKVLEVFWQSFDYPTDTIFPGMILELDFVATSWKSTEDPAPGLFSLQLSSWNQLTVRNGSEVYWTSSIYTFGVLSYSNWYGYGITWPINYTSGISKMVLDVYGQLKLQSWSEDDQRWHSLQSSRCGDYLCGDFSVCNETAEVPCGCLTGFKPVSADAWSNGNSSSTGCLRKTALQCTKNIDVQKDGFFNMSIVDWPDNPQHRETANPTDCQSACLNNCSCVAYAYYYIKPGPKDPKLDPKRDPKLDPKLQCLVWHGALLNLKQHSADDINRIDFYLKLATADLDKLDANSRNQTSIDTVNNNSISSTNFKFGVLKILVLTMSTPLAMLTLGLLFYYVRRKLRKKGEDLLQLDVGMTQTTENSELSEVSKPGDGKKKEVKMPLFSLKSVSAATDNFSDANKLGEGGFGPVYKGILQKGDEVAVKRLSKRSGQGWEELKNEAMLIAKLQHKNLVRLLGCCIERDEKILVYEYMSNKSLDFFLFDPEKRKILNWKTRLRVIEGVAQGLLYLHQYSRFRIIHRDLKASNILLDSDMNPKISDFGMARIFGGNDSQANTNRIVGTYGYMSPEYALEGLFSIKSDVFSFGVLLLEIVSGQKNTGFYLTDSCHLLGYAWELWTSERGSDLVDPLLNDVSSMHVALRYINIALLCVQESAADRPTMSEVVTMLSNESIALPCPKQPGFLNVRTVVKENPINSNTEICSVNHASISIVQGR; from the exons ATGATTAGTAGAATTTCACCTCTTATTGCTTTCCTGCTTCTTCTTTTCTGCATTCGTTTTCAGTCCACCAACACTACCACCAATGATACTATCACAAATACCATCCAACCTGGCCATTCCCTGAATACCTCCGAGACCATTGTATCCACTAATGGAATCTTCGAACTTGGTTTCTTCACTCCTGGAAATTCAACAAAGTATTACTTGGGAATACGATTCAAGAAAGTTTCTAAGCAGAATGTTGTTTGGGTTGCAAACAGAGAGTACCCATTCCCAAACTCCTCTGCAGCTCTTACTCTTAATTCGGATGGAAATCTTGTAATATCTGATGGCAGAATGACATACATGATGGCCAACACTTCAGCTGGAAACGGTACCTATGCCGTGCTATTGGATACAGGTAATCTGGTAGTCACAAACAAGGTCTTGGAGGTTTTCTGGCAAAGCTTTGACTATCCTACTGATACTATTTTTCCCGGAATGATACTTGAATTAGATTTTGTGGCAACATCATGGAAAAGTACGGAAGACCCAGCTCCTGGTCTTTTCTCCCTACAGCTGAGTTCTTGGAATCAGCTAACTGTAAGGAATGGGTCTGAAGTATACTGGACTAGTTCAATCTATACTTTTGGGGTTTTATCCTACAGTAATTGGTACGGGTACGGTATTACTTGGCCTATTAATTACACTTCTGGAATTTCAAAAATGGTGTTGGATGTGTACGGACAGCTTAAACTGCAGTCGTGGTCAGAAGATGATCAAAGGTGGCATTCGTTACAGTCATCTAGGTGTGGGGATTATTTATGCGGAGATTTTAGCGTATGCAATGAAACTGCTGAAGTACCATGTGGCTGTTTGACAGGTTTCAAACCTGTTTCTGCTGATGCTTGGAGCAATGGGAACTCATCCAGTACTGGCTGTTTGAGGAAAACTGCTCTGCAGTGCACTAAGAATATTGATGTTCAGAAAGATGGGTTTTTTAACATGTCAATAGTTGATTGGCCTGATAATCCGCAGCATCGGGAGACAGCCAATCCTACTGACTGCCAATCGGCTTGCTTGAACAACTGTTCTTGTGTTGCTTATGCTTATTATTACATAAAGCCAGGTCCCAAAGATCCCAAGCTAGATCCCAAGCGAGATCCCAAGCTAGATCCCAAGCTTCAATGCTTAGTATGGCATGGTGCTCTATTGAACCTGAAACAACACTCAGCCGATGACATAAACAGAATTGATTTCTATCTGAAACTTGCTACTGCGGATTTGGACAAGCTAG ATGCAAACTCAAGGAATCAAACCTCAATAGACACAGTAAATAACAATTCAATCTCTAGTACGAATTTCAAATTCGGagtattgaaaattttggtacTGACCATGTCTACTCCCTTAGCAATGCTTACATTGggccttttgttttattatgtGAGGAGAAAGCTCAGAAAGAAGG GGGAGGATTTGTTACAGTTAGATGTGGGCATGACCCAAACAACAGAAAATTCTGAGCTTTCTGAAGTAAGTAAGCCTGGAGATGGTAAGAAAAAGGAAGTCAAAATGCCATTGTTCAGTTTAAAAAGTGTTTCTGCTGCAACTGATAATTTCTCAGATGCAAACAAGCTAGGAGAGGGTGGTTTTGGGCCCGTTTATAAG GGAATTTTACAGAAAGGGGATGAGGTGGCTGTGAAAAGGCTTTCAAAAAGATCTGGGCAAGGTTGGGAGGAACTGAAAAATGAGGCAATGCTCATCGCCAAGCTCCAACACAAGAATCTTGTTAGACTTTTGGGCTGCTGCATTGAACGGGATGAAAAGATACTTGTTTATGAGTATATGTCCAACAAAAGCTTGGATTTCTTCCTTTTTG ATCCAGAAAAGCGCAAGATTTTAAATTGGAAAACACGACTCCGAGTCATTGAAGGAGTTGCTCAAGGGCTTCTTTATCTTCATCAATATTCCCGGTTCAGGATTATTCATAGAGACCTTAAGGCCAGTAATATTTTGTTGGACAGTGACATGAATCCAAAAATATCAGATTTTGGAATGGCAAGAATATTTGGAGGAAACGACTCTCAAGCAAATACCAATAGGATTGTTGGCACTTA TGGCTATATGTCTCCTGAATATGCTCTGGAAGGCCTCTTCTCAATCAAATCGGATGTTTTTAGCTTTGGCGTCTTATTGTTAGAGATTGTGAGTGGTCAAAAGAACACTGGTTTTTATCTAACCGACTCTTGCCATCTTCTTGGATAT GCGTGGGAATTATGGACAAGTGAGAGAGGATCGGACTTGGTGGATCCTCTACTTAATGATGTATCTTCTATGCATGTGGCACTCAGATACATTAACATAGCTCTCCTCTGTGTTCAAGAAAGTGCGGCAGATAGACCTACCATGTCTGAAGTTGTCACAATGTTAAGCAATGAAAGCATAGCTCTACCTTGTCCCAAGCAACCAGGTTTCTTGAATGTGAGAACTGTCGTGAAGGAAAACCCAATTAATAGCAACACTGAAATTTGTTCTGTGAATCATGCATCGATTTCAATTGTGCAAGGCCGGTAA